From Paenibacillus physcomitrellae, the proteins below share one genomic window:
- the thiO gene encoding glycine oxidase ThiO: MKQRIIVMGGGVIGLASAFELASRGYEVAVLETGRCGGQASGAAAGMLAPYSENLESPDEFFRLCLESLQLYPAWQARVKEVSGCPFEYTESGSLYIVYHEADMLALESRRLWQREYGSSAAILEGDALFAREPQLSRQVRAALWTPEESHVYAPDYVKALEEGCRRLGVVIVEELAELEWVEQDGAVQVKARDGRVFLGDQLLVCTGAWAGKMSEQLGIVVPIRPIRGQICAYHTDGFAEPLHHMVFSSQGYLVQKESGPLVCGASEDMAGFDSSVTERGINRLMEWNKKMMPALAGETPFHRWAGLRPATQDGAPLIGRLADHPNVVLAAGHYRNGILLSPVTAKLAADIMDGGELPGWTGAFRPDRFGTVSTIA; this comes from the coding sequence ATGAAGCAGCGAATTATAGTAATGGGCGGCGGTGTGATCGGCCTGGCCAGCGCCTTTGAACTGGCAAGCCGCGGTTATGAGGTTGCGGTACTGGAGACCGGACGCTGCGGCGGGCAAGCTTCGGGGGCTGCTGCCGGCATGCTGGCTCCTTATTCGGAGAATCTTGAGTCTCCGGACGAATTCTTCCGGCTCTGCCTGGAAAGCCTGCAGCTGTATCCAGCCTGGCAGGCCCGGGTGAAGGAGGTCTCAGGCTGTCCATTTGAGTATACCGAATCTGGCAGTCTCTATATTGTTTATCATGAAGCGGATATGCTGGCCCTGGAAAGCCGCCGTTTATGGCAGCGGGAATACGGCTCATCCGCGGCCATTCTGGAGGGGGATGCGCTGTTTGCGCGTGAGCCCCAGCTGTCCAGACAGGTGCGGGCCGCTTTGTGGACGCCGGAAGAAAGCCATGTCTATGCGCCCGATTATGTCAAAGCGCTTGAAGAGGGCTGCCGCCGCCTTGGCGTTGTTATAGTCGAGGAATTGGCTGAACTGGAATGGGTGGAACAGGACGGAGCAGTACAAGTGAAAGCGCGGGACGGCAGGGTGTTCCTCGGCGATCAGCTGCTGGTCTGCACAGGAGCCTGGGCCGGGAAAATGTCTGAGCAGCTGGGAATTGTCGTCCCTATCCGGCCGATCAGAGGGCAAATTTGCGCCTATCATACCGACGGCTTTGCAGAACCGCTTCATCATATGGTCTTTAGCAGCCAGGGTTATCTTGTACAGAAAGAGTCCGGCCCTCTAGTCTGCGGAGCATCCGAGGATATGGCCGGGTTTGACTCTTCGGTTACGGAAAGAGGGATTAACCGACTGATGGAATGGAATAAGAAAATGATGCCGGCCTTAGCCGGCGAAACCCCTTTCCACCGGTGGGCTGGTCTCAGACCTGCTACCCAGGACGGGGCACCGCTGATCGGGCGGCTGGCGGATCACCCGAATGTGGTGCTCGCGGCAGGCCATTACCGCAACGGTATTCTGTTAAGCCCGGTGACAGCCAAGCTGGCCGCGGACATTATGGACGGCGGGGAGCTTCCGGGCTGGACCGGAGCTTTCCGGCCCGATCGTTTCGGGACAGTGTCCACTATAGCTTGA
- a CDS encoding spore germination protein produces MAAGASTDQNIQNVRVKGVLSDDLTYIRQSFHHCSDLVYRTFSFPSGHQGALVFMDGLVDDTRIEEVILEPLKTGILTQYERLNLSDSDLRSLLELSLNEIQADQVKTLDMMSEIAGSICLGDTALFMQGLPMVCLISLRKSEHRAVEEPGTEMAIRGPRDGFVENLRTNTTLLRRRLPTPDLKMETMQVGRLSKTQVVIAYLDSVVMPGLTEEIKKRISRIDIDAVLDSHYIEELITDSALSIFPLILNTERPDKVTAAILEGRAAILVDNTPFALIAPTVVADSIQTREDYYQNYLVATALRWLRIWLHFSALVFPSIYVALSTYHQEMIPTNLLLSIASSREEVPFPAIVEALLMEAAFEGLREAGIRLPRAVGQAVSIVGALVIGQAAVQAGIVSATLVIVVSFTGIASFVFPLYNQGMAVRVLRFPMIVMAGFLGLYGIFLGLLILLIHLCKLRSFGVPYLSPLAPLHGRDLKDSLIRIPLWGAKYRPAFIQRANSRRMKGDLRPEPAAKK; encoded by the coding sequence ATGGCTGCAGGAGCATCAACGGATCAAAACATTCAAAATGTAAGGGTCAAAGGCGTGTTAAGCGATGATTTAACTTACATTCGGCAGAGTTTTCATCACTGCTCGGATTTGGTTTACCGGACCTTTTCTTTTCCATCCGGACATCAGGGAGCCTTGGTGTTTATGGATGGGCTCGTGGATGATACCCGGATCGAGGAGGTGATTCTGGAGCCGCTGAAAACGGGGATTTTGACTCAATACGAGCGTTTGAATTTGTCTGACTCTGACCTGAGATCCCTGCTGGAGCTGTCCTTAAACGAAATTCAAGCCGATCAGGTGAAGACGCTGGACATGATGAGTGAAATTGCAGGCAGCATTTGCCTCGGCGATACGGCTCTGTTTATGCAGGGATTGCCTATGGTCTGTTTGATCAGCTTGAGAAAATCAGAGCACCGCGCCGTGGAGGAACCCGGAACGGAAATGGCGATCCGCGGCCCTAGAGACGGCTTCGTTGAGAACCTGAGAACCAATACCACTTTGCTCAGACGGCGGCTGCCCACTCCGGATCTGAAGATGGAGACGATGCAAGTCGGGCGGTTATCCAAAACCCAAGTGGTGATTGCGTATTTGGATTCCGTGGTCATGCCTGGATTGACGGAAGAAATCAAGAAGAGGATTTCCCGGATAGACATTGATGCGGTGCTCGACAGCCATTATATCGAAGAACTGATCACGGATAGTGCGTTAAGTATATTTCCCTTGATCTTAAATACGGAAAGACCGGACAAGGTCACGGCTGCAATCCTGGAGGGAAGGGCGGCCATTCTGGTCGATAACACTCCCTTTGCTTTGATAGCCCCGACGGTTGTAGCGGATTCGATTCAAACCCGTGAAGATTATTATCAGAATTACCTCGTGGCTACCGCCCTCAGATGGCTGAGAATCTGGCTTCATTTCAGTGCGCTGGTATTCCCGTCGATTTATGTGGCACTTTCAACCTATCACCAGGAGATGATTCCGACCAACCTGCTGCTTAGCATTGCTTCATCCCGTGAAGAGGTTCCTTTTCCGGCCATTGTCGAGGCTTTGCTGATGGAAGCTGCTTTTGAGGGCTTGAGAGAAGCCGGCATCCGGCTGCCGCGGGCAGTCGGCCAGGCCGTGAGTATTGTTGGGGCGCTGGTCATCGGGCAGGCGGCCGTACAGGCGGGGATTGTATCCGCCACGCTGGTCATTGTCGTATCCTTTACCGGGATCGCCTCGTTTGTGTTCCCTCTTTATAACCAAGGGATGGCGGTTCGCGTGCTGCGTTTTCCGATGATTGTCATGGCGGGCTTCCTGGGGCTGTATGGGATATTCCTAGGCCTGCTGATTCTTCTGATTCATTTGTGCAAGCTTCGTTCTTTTGGCGTTCCTTATCTGTCG